One window of Candidatus Nitrospira kreftii genomic DNA carries:
- a CDS encoding putative branched-chain amino acid ABC transport protein — translation MDTHEDTHEDTHETQEPQRHDSAGPAPETSRREFLGQTGRVAAGVGVAALLGNLGHYALSYAAGGPPIKIGVLHSLSGTMAISEVSLRDVVLMAVEEINKAGGVMGRPVEAKIVDPASNWDLFAEKAKQLLLEEKVSVVFGCWTSVSRKSVLPVFEKNNGLLFYPVQYEGEECSRNVFYTGAAVNQQAAPAVEYLMSPEGGSYKKFYLLGTDYVYPRTTNKILRAMLLAKKVPAANIAEEYTPFHHQDYQTICGKIKKFAAGGGAAVISTINGDSNVPFYKEFGNQGLRAEDAPIMAFSVAEDELRGMDTSALVGHLAAWNYYQSVDTPQNKKFVANFKAYCKKNNLPDGENRVTDDPIEAAYFGVYVWKQAVEKAGSTDVDKVRAAVYNQKFLAPGGEIMMDCCNQHTHKPVLIGEILKNGQFKTIWRSKGLVKPEPWSEYTNPDKGCDWIQHQGTYTK, via the coding sequence ATGGACACGCACGAAGACACGCACGAAGACACGCACGAGACACAAGAGCCACAGCGCCACGACAGCGCGGGGCCCGCCCCCGAGACGTCGCGTCGAGAATTTCTGGGGCAGACGGGGCGGGTCGCCGCCGGCGTCGGCGTGGCGGCGTTATTAGGCAACCTGGGCCACTACGCCTTATCGTATGCCGCGGGGGGGCCGCCGATTAAAATCGGCGTGCTGCATTCGCTCAGCGGCACGATGGCGATCAGCGAAGTCTCCTTACGGGATGTCGTCCTGATGGCGGTCGAAGAAATCAACAAAGCGGGCGGGGTCATGGGGCGGCCCGTCGAGGCGAAGATCGTCGATCCGGCCTCGAACTGGGACCTGTTTGCCGAGAAGGCCAAGCAGCTGCTGTTGGAAGAGAAAGTGTCGGTTGTGTTCGGCTGTTGGACCTCGGTCAGCCGCAAGTCCGTCCTGCCGGTCTTCGAGAAAAACAACGGGTTGCTCTTCTATCCCGTCCAGTACGAGGGGGAGGAGTGCTCGCGCAACGTGTTCTATACCGGCGCCGCCGTCAATCAACAGGCAGCGCCGGCGGTGGAATACTTGATGAGCCCGGAAGGGGGGAGCTACAAGAAGTTCTACCTCCTCGGCACCGATTACGTGTATCCGCGCACCACGAACAAGATCCTGCGGGCCATGCTGTTGGCGAAGAAAGTTCCCGCCGCCAACATTGCGGAAGAATACACCCCGTTCCATCACCAGGACTATCAAACCATCTGCGGCAAGATTAAGAAGTTTGCCGCCGGCGGGGGCGCGGCCGTCATCAGTACCATCAACGGGGACAGCAACGTGCCGTTCTACAAGGAATTCGGCAACCAAGGCCTGCGGGCAGAAGATGCCCCGATCATGGCCTTCAGCGTCGCCGAAGACGAACTGCGCGGGATGGACACCAGCGCCCTGGTGGGGCACTTAGCCGCCTGGAACTACTACCAGAGCGTGGACACGCCGCAAAACAAGAAGTTCGTGGCGAATTTCAAAGCCTATTGCAAGAAGAACAACCTGCCGGACGGCGAGAATCGGGTCACCGACGATCCGATCGAAGCCGCCTATTTCGGCGTCTATGTGTGGAAGCAGGCGGTCGAGAAGGCCGGCTCCACCGACGTGGACAAGGTCCGGGCGGCGGTCTACAACCAGAAGTTCCTGGCGCCGGGGGGGGAAATCATGATGGATTGCTGTAATCAGCACACCCACAAGCCCGTCCTGATCGGCGAGATTCTCAAGAACGGGCAGTTCAAGACCATTTGGCGCTCGAAGGGCCTGGTGAAACCGGAACCGTGGAGTGAGTACACAAACCCGGACAAGGGGTGCGATTGGATTCAGCACCAGGGGACCTATACCAAATAG
- a CDS encoding hypothetical protein (conserved protein of unknown function), giving the protein MPGLMSANEIFDQIQRAAVAATGPDEKALQIDYPGLREKIRAALGDRKIALSHINKFLPEGYEDQGRFNMIILTAGNVVFDIVIGDSYFRYDVVSVGQLDKVQLIDAMWDNKEKRREEPFLSLRLMHGDETHLLLALDDDERSSLLNFASAVTAARNPER; this is encoded by the coding sequence ATGCCAGGGTTGATGTCGGCAAATGAAATTTTTGATCAGATTCAGCGTGCGGCGGTGGCAGCGACAGGACCGGACGAGAAGGCGCTGCAGATCGATTATCCGGGGTTGAGAGAAAAGATTCGCGCGGCGTTGGGCGATCGTAAGATTGCCCTCTCCCATATCAATAAGTTTTTGCCGGAAGGATATGAAGACCAAGGTCGGTTCAATATGATAATCCTGACGGCGGGCAATGTGGTATTTGACATCGTGATCGGCGATTCCTACTTCCGATATGACGTCGTGTCGGTCGGGCAGCTGGATAAGGTGCAGCTGATCGATGCGATGTGGGACAATAAAGAAAAACGTCGAGAGGAACCGTTTTTAAGTCTCCGCCTCATGCACGGGGACGAAACGCATCTGTTGTTGGCGCTGGACGACGACGAACGAAGCAGCCTTTTGAATTTTGCTTCAGCGGTGACGGCCGCAAGAAATCCAGAACGATGA
- a CDS encoding hypothetical protein (conserved protein of unknown function) produces MHEINCCVPNCLAKPYAPAGTRSVCKDHFLSFLTWRRRRGSQMFLTYAGMAMAERDAIAAEWMKTIRIDEVPTAAPKL; encoded by the coding sequence GTGCATGAAATAAATTGCTGTGTGCCAAACTGCTTAGCGAAACCCTATGCTCCAGCCGGGACACGATCCGTCTGCAAAGATCATTTCCTCAGTTTTCTCACATGGCGCCGCCGCCGTGGGTCACAAATGTTTCTTACCTATGCAGGGATGGCAATGGCGGAGCGTGATGCCATCGCCGCCGAATGGATGAAAACCATCCGCATAGATGAAGTACCCACCGCTGCGCCTAAGCTCTAA
- a CDS encoding hypothetical protein (conserved exported protein of unknown function) codes for MRTLLSVTCSLALASSFVTCAVFPSEHVRSSRSFEGKSFLASDLLPQGVAVGDVSSHRALLWLRTDGPASVQIEWAPLSLWETASTLATVVAPVPRTAFLSTTAEADYTLTVPLEGLSPATHYQYHVTIDYADQSTKHFSGKLAAKGNFITLPEDHTSAAVTFAWSGDLGGQGRCRRGMGGYPIFEVIHRQEIDFFLFLGDTIYADNLCPSPPNEPGADFKATTLETYRLRHRYQRGAAVLQRFLRTVPVYAIWDDHEVRDNFSGPFDPHMPAGRQAFREYWPIASPKEEPNRLYRSVRYGADLELFILDTRQYRSRNEDQDGPDKTMLGSTQLQWLLDGLHTSTATWKVIATSVPLSIVKGGVGNDGWGADNSGVGFERERQVIVDAILGQKLKNVVFLGGDVHWVQANAYDPDQDGNIDFHEYMAGPLSARPGRIIAASETLHPTRLINEAGYQNFGLVRISEHAFEVTVIDEVGNKRFFHVVPAKP; via the coding sequence ATGCGCACGCTGCTTTCGGTGACCTGTTCTCTTGCTCTCGCCTCATCTTTTGTCACGTGTGCGGTGTTCCCCAGTGAACATGTTCGGTCGAGTCGCTCATTCGAGGGAAAGTCATTTCTGGCCTCAGATCTGTTACCGCAGGGGGTAGCTGTTGGTGACGTCAGTTCCCATCGCGCCTTACTGTGGCTTCGTACTGACGGACCGGCATCCGTACAAATTGAATGGGCCCCGCTCTCGCTATGGGAAACGGCGTCTACACTAGCGACGGTGGTGGCTCCGGTGCCGAGAACGGCATTCTTGTCGACCACAGCGGAAGCGGATTATACCCTCACTGTTCCTCTTGAGGGGCTGAGCCCCGCAACACATTATCAGTATCATGTCACGATCGACTATGCAGATCAATCTACGAAACACTTCTCCGGAAAACTCGCCGCTAAGGGAAATTTCATCACGTTACCGGAGGACCACACCTCCGCTGCGGTGACGTTTGCCTGGAGTGGAGATCTTGGTGGCCAGGGCCGATGTCGCCGGGGGATGGGTGGCTACCCCATTTTTGAGGTCATTCATCGGCAGGAGATCGACTTTTTTCTATTTCTCGGTGATACGATTTATGCGGACAATCTCTGCCCGTCGCCGCCGAACGAGCCGGGAGCGGATTTCAAGGCCACAACGTTGGAAACCTACCGCTTGCGCCATCGATATCAACGAGGCGCGGCAGTGCTCCAGCGGTTTTTGAGGACGGTGCCGGTGTATGCGATTTGGGATGATCATGAAGTTCGTGACAATTTCTCAGGACCATTTGATCCACACATGCCGGCTGGGCGGCAGGCATTCCGCGAGTACTGGCCGATCGCCTCTCCGAAGGAGGAGCCCAATCGACTGTATCGGAGTGTCCGCTACGGTGCCGATCTCGAACTCTTTATCTTGGACACCAGACAGTATCGGAGTAGGAACGAGGACCAGGATGGCCCTGACAAGACGATGCTGGGATCAACCCAATTGCAGTGGCTGCTTGATGGATTGCACACGTCCACGGCGACGTGGAAAGTCATCGCGACCTCTGTGCCGCTGTCTATCGTGAAGGGTGGGGTGGGCAATGATGGCTGGGGGGCAGACAATAGTGGCGTTGGCTTCGAACGCGAACGACAGGTGATCGTCGATGCCATTCTCGGACAGAAGCTCAAGAATGTAGTGTTTCTCGGAGGGGATGTGCATTGGGTTCAGGCCAACGCCTATGACCCAGATCAGGACGGTAACATAGATTTTCACGAGTACATGGCAGGTCCGCTCTCGGCCAGACCTGGACGGATCATCGCGGCGAGCGAGACGCTGCATCCCACACGGTTGATCAATGAAGCAGGATACCAGAACTTCGGCTTAGTTCGTATTTCGGAGCATGCGTTTGAAGTGACAGTGATCGACGAGGTAGGAAATAAGCGATTTTTTCATGTTGTGCCCGCTAAACCGTAG
- a CDS encoding leucine/isoleucine/valine ABC transporter, ATP-binding protein, with product MEQATPPVTLAVEQINAYYGESHILRNVSFTIEPGEVVCLMGRNGMGKTTTLKTLTGLLPARSGTIRFRGRDITQERTDLRARQGLAYVPQGREIIPHLTVHQNLLLGYWNRPVIRGDVSEAAAFEEVYQLFPKLTQILHRPGGVLSGGEQQQLAIGRAILSSPQLLLLDEPTEGIQPSIVDQIEDVIIGFKQSRRFAILLVEQGLHFAARLAEKYVVMAKGAVMAQGKSAELNADMVRQHLTV from the coding sequence ATGGAACAGGCCACCCCTCCGGTGACGTTAGCGGTCGAGCAGATCAATGCCTATTACGGCGAGAGCCATATTCTGCGGAACGTCTCGTTTACCATTGAGCCGGGGGAGGTGGTCTGTCTCATGGGGCGCAATGGGATGGGCAAGACCACCACGCTGAAAACGTTGACGGGGTTGTTGCCGGCCCGGTCGGGGACGATTCGGTTTCGGGGCCGGGACATCACCCAGGAGCGGACGGATCTCCGGGCGCGCCAGGGCCTGGCGTATGTCCCGCAAGGGCGGGAGATCATTCCGCATCTGACGGTGCACCAAAACCTGTTGCTCGGGTACTGGAACCGGCCGGTGATCCGGGGGGATGTCTCGGAGGCGGCGGCCTTTGAGGAGGTCTATCAGCTCTTTCCGAAGCTCACGCAGATCCTGCACCGCCCGGGCGGGGTGCTCAGCGGCGGCGAGCAGCAGCAGTTGGCGATTGGCCGGGCCATTCTCTCCAGTCCCCAGCTGCTCTTGTTGGATGAGCCGACGGAGGGGATTCAGCCGTCGATCGTCGATCAGATCGAGGATGTCATTATCGGGTTTAAACAGTCGCGCCGCTTTGCCATCTTGTTGGTGGAGCAGGGCCTCCACTTTGCCGCCCGGTTGGCGGAAAAGTATGTGGTTATGGCCAAGGGCGCGGTCATGGCCCAGGGCAAGAGTGCCGAGCTCAATGCCGATATGGTTCGCCAACATCTGACGGTCTAA
- a CDS encoding hypothetical protein (conserved membrane protein of unknown function), protein MERVDGVRRRTGILPRLRVLSVACVLLGGLGGPSAGAADETGAAAGTSAPAASPIEAALLDLQSEDAEVRTQAAELLIAQGDTSLLPRLDAMREEGSRAVRIALKPVIDLLKNRANLTSDSPDTRRSAAADLGSTGRREAIPSLKQAAANEEVWWVRYTMEESQHVLELQADDHAIQLEAVKQLGELRSANSVPALTALIEAGQAAAATDQQQALATAATAAVDYIESWGWWANIIETCFRGISLSSILLIMSLGLAIVFGLMGVINMAHGELMMVGAYATFITQQAFLAWCSPDAFDWYFPVALPVAFLSAAAFGWVLEATVIRFLYGRLLETLLATWGVSLILMQAARVYFGDLTAVIAPQSLRGGAQVMVGVYLPYNRIFIIVLSIVCVLGIYVLLFRSTLGIRVRAVTQNRNMSACLGIPTRKVDAYTFAFASGLAGIAGWALTMVGNVDPGLGQNYIVDSFMVVVTGGVGKLAGTIWASLGIGGLNKLIEPFSGAVYGKVFILVGVILFLQWRPQGLFAAKGRSADA, encoded by the coding sequence GTGGAGAGGGTGGACGGAGTGAGGCGCCGGACTGGCATCCTGCCCCGGCTGCGTGTGCTGAGTGTGGCGTGCGTACTGCTCGGGGGCCTCGGGGGCCCGTCCGCGGGCGCGGCGGACGAGACGGGGGCAGCAGCGGGCACGAGCGCGCCCGCGGCCAGTCCGATCGAGGCCGCGCTCCTCGACCTCCAGAGCGAGGACGCAGAAGTCCGAACCCAAGCAGCCGAGCTCCTGATTGCGCAGGGGGACACGAGTCTGCTTCCGCGCCTCGATGCGATGCGGGAGGAGGGCAGCCGGGCCGTGCGGATCGCCCTCAAGCCGGTCATCGATCTCCTGAAGAATCGTGCCAACCTGACCAGCGACTCTCCCGACACCCGCCGATCGGCGGCGGCGGATCTGGGGTCCACCGGCCGGCGGGAGGCCATTCCGTCTCTCAAGCAGGCCGCCGCGAACGAGGAGGTCTGGTGGGTTCGGTACACCATGGAAGAATCGCAACACGTGCTGGAGTTGCAGGCGGACGATCATGCCATCCAGCTGGAGGCGGTGAAGCAGCTGGGCGAACTGCGCAGTGCCAACAGCGTGCCGGCCCTCACCGCCCTCATCGAGGCCGGCCAGGCGGCCGCGGCGACCGACCAGCAGCAGGCGCTGGCGACCGCCGCCACGGCCGCGGTGGACTATATCGAATCGTGGGGCTGGTGGGCCAACATCATTGAGACGTGCTTCCGGGGAATCAGCCTGAGCTCCATTCTCTTGATCATGTCCCTGGGATTGGCCATCGTCTTTGGGTTGATGGGCGTGATTAACATGGCCCACGGCGAGCTGATGATGGTGGGGGCCTACGCCACCTTCATCACCCAACAGGCGTTCCTCGCCTGGTGCTCGCCCGACGCCTTCGATTGGTACTTCCCCGTGGCCCTGCCCGTCGCCTTTCTGAGCGCGGCGGCCTTTGGCTGGGTGCTCGAAGCCACCGTCATTCGCTTTCTGTATGGGCGGCTCCTCGAGACCCTCTTGGCCACCTGGGGGGTGAGCCTGATCCTGATGCAGGCGGCCCGTGTGTACTTCGGCGATCTGACGGCGGTGATCGCCCCGCAGTCCTTGCGCGGCGGCGCCCAAGTCATGGTGGGCGTCTACCTGCCGTACAATCGGATCTTCATCATCGTCCTGTCGATCGTGTGTGTCCTGGGGATTTATGTTCTCTTATTCCGCTCCACCCTCGGCATTCGAGTGCGGGCCGTCACCCAAAATCGCAACATGAGCGCGTGTTTAGGGATCCCGACGCGCAAAGTCGATGCCTATACCTTTGCCTTTGCCTCCGGGCTGGCGGGCATCGCGGGCTGGGCCCTCACCATGGTGGGCAACGTCGATCCCGGCCTGGGGCAGAACTACATCGTCGATTCCTTCATGGTCGTCGTCACCGGCGGGGTCGGCAAACTGGCGGGGACCATCTGGGCGTCGTTGGGCATCGGGGGGCTGAACAAGCTCATCGAGCCGTTTAGCGGGGCCGTGTACGGCAAGGTCTTTATCCTCGTCGGCGTGATTCTCTTCCTGCAGTGGCGGCCGCAGGGGCTGTTTGCGGCGAAAGGACGGAGTGCCGATGCCTGA
- a CDS encoding Short chain amide porin: MIGQVKRQWKTVLVAGAVTALVAGMGSPLPSAYAGGTIKADDDKWISIGMGIRTSFNAIEGASPGGHYSNDFVVNNARIYINGQIHKYVKFEFNTDCFNCQAGGGAGPFGTGGAQNFGGNSSIGLLDAVGKFEFNEMVNLWVGRMLLPSERGELNGPFYHATFDGFRTPFFPADLSANFNGPTAGGGGAGLYGRDNAATFWGKVHPFGTTHLLYVLSVSQGLRNGPNLGSSLMYTGRVQWNFLNDEPNPGYYTSGTYYGTAGDIAALGVSVQHQKDGAGNAAAASVSDFTGASVDVLLEKVLPNNMGVFTFNGEFKRHWANYGTGAFATSPATCFCTFNGHSWTVYGLYLIPHEVGIGRFQPYVRFTSIDPLYSALRQEWETGVNYIIAGHNARVSAFYRYGDLNTKGFFSNFGPNAAGNKVDSFHVALQLQY; the protein is encoded by the coding sequence ATGATAGGACAAGTCAAAAGGCAGTGGAAAACGGTTTTAGTTGCTGGAGCCGTGACGGCACTGGTGGCTGGAATGGGATCCCCCCTGCCCAGTGCCTATGCTGGTGGCACAATCAAGGCCGATGATGACAAGTGGATCTCCATTGGCATGGGGATCCGGACGAGCTTCAATGCGATCGAAGGCGCGTCGCCGGGCGGCCACTATAGCAACGACTTTGTCGTCAACAACGCGCGTATCTACATCAATGGGCAGATCCACAAGTATGTGAAATTTGAGTTCAATACGGATTGTTTCAATTGCCAGGCTGGAGGAGGGGCGGGCCCCTTCGGGACCGGGGGGGCACAGAATTTCGGCGGCAACTCCTCGATCGGCTTGCTGGATGCGGTCGGGAAGTTTGAATTTAACGAGATGGTCAACCTGTGGGTCGGGCGCATGTTGCTCCCGAGCGAACGGGGTGAGCTGAACGGGCCGTTCTACCATGCGACCTTCGACGGGTTCCGAACGCCGTTCTTTCCCGCCGACCTCAGCGCTAATTTCAATGGGCCGACCGCAGGGGGGGGAGGCGCCGGACTCTATGGCCGTGACAATGCGGCGACCTTTTGGGGCAAGGTGCACCCCTTTGGGACCACCCACCTGTTGTATGTCCTCAGTGTGTCGCAGGGGTTGCGCAATGGCCCGAACCTCGGCAGCAGCTTGATGTACACCGGGCGCGTCCAGTGGAATTTCCTGAACGATGAGCCGAACCCCGGCTACTACACCTCGGGGACCTACTACGGGACGGCCGGCGATATTGCCGCGCTCGGGGTCAGCGTGCAGCATCAAAAAGATGGGGCCGGCAATGCCGCGGCCGCCAGTGTGTCGGATTTCACCGGCGCGTCCGTTGACGTGTTGCTGGAGAAAGTGCTCCCCAATAACATGGGCGTGTTCACCTTCAACGGAGAATTCAAGCGGCACTGGGCGAACTATGGCACCGGGGCGTTTGCCACATCGCCCGCCACGTGTTTCTGCACCTTCAACGGGCACTCGTGGACGGTATATGGGTTGTACCTGATTCCGCATGAGGTCGGGATTGGACGCTTCCAGCCCTATGTCCGGTTCACCAGCATTGATCCGTTGTACAGCGCGCTGCGGCAGGAGTGGGAGACAGGGGTGAATTACATCATCGCCGGCCACAATGCCCGGGTCTCGGCCTTCTATCGGTACGGCGATCTCAATACGAAGGGGTTCTTTAGCAACTTTGGCCCGAATGCGGCCGGGAACAAGGTCGATTCGTTCCATGTCGCGTTGCAGTTGCAGTATTAG
- a CDS encoding Urea ABC transporter, ATP-binding protein UrtD, producing the protein MTDGDRILTCEHVIVDYDGFKALNNCNFSVHYNELRVVIGPNGAGKTTLLDVICGKTPPTSGKILFGHGISLVGKNAEDITKLGVGRKFQAPSIYGNLSVWQNLDLSVKRASKGVFPTLVGKSTPAERERIREVLETIGLTEHAHARAGSLSHGQKQWLEIGMVILQEPSLLLVDEPVAGMSDKETEQTGQLLMTLAEKQAIVVIEHDMDFVRQIANIVTVLAEGTVICEGTVEHVQADEHVREIYLGRAKVAH; encoded by the coding sequence GTGACCGACGGCGACCGGATTCTCACCTGCGAACACGTCATCGTCGATTACGACGGCTTCAAAGCGTTGAACAACTGCAATTTCAGTGTCCACTACAACGAGCTGCGCGTGGTGATCGGGCCCAATGGCGCGGGCAAGACCACCTTGCTGGATGTCATTTGCGGGAAGACCCCCCCGACCTCCGGGAAAATCCTCTTCGGCCACGGCATCAGTCTGGTCGGCAAGAACGCCGAGGACATCACCAAGCTCGGCGTCGGCCGGAAGTTCCAAGCCCCGTCGATCTACGGCAACCTCTCGGTGTGGCAGAACTTGGACCTCTCGGTGAAGCGGGCGAGCAAGGGCGTGTTCCCGACCCTCGTGGGGAAATCCACACCGGCAGAACGGGAGCGGATCCGTGAGGTGTTGGAGACCATCGGGTTGACCGAGCACGCGCATGCGCGCGCCGGCTCCCTGTCGCACGGCCAAAAACAATGGCTTGAGATCGGCATGGTGATCTTGCAAGAGCCCTCCTTGCTCCTCGTGGACGAACCCGTGGCGGGCATGAGCGATAAGGAAACCGAGCAGACCGGGCAATTGTTGATGACGCTGGCCGAAAAACAGGCCATCGTGGTGATCGAGCATGATATGGACTTCGTCCGGCAGATTGCCAACATCGTCACGGTGTTGGCCGAGGGGACCGTCATTTGCGAAGGGACCGTAGAGCATGTGCAAGCCGATGAGCATGTGCGCGAGATTTATCTGGGCCGCGCGAAAGTCGCGCATTAA
- a CDS encoding hypothetical protein (conserved protein of unknown function), giving the protein MSSLYSARLQYDTASLSEGDSVLQQRIEAVTKANRTFYEAFESLDIAKMDQVWMHQDYVTCIHPGWTIRSGWPAVRDSWVLIFNNTFSMKFDLTDVMVQVAGDMAWVICVENLMTQQSDEPQHAKVLATNLFELIGDEWLMIHHHGSPVMG; this is encoded by the coding sequence ATGTCCTCGCTGTACTCCGCTCGGTTGCAGTATGATACGGCTTCGCTGAGCGAGGGGGACTCCGTGCTACAACAACGTATCGAAGCCGTTACAAAGGCTAATCGAACATTCTACGAAGCGTTTGAGAGCCTCGACATTGCTAAGATGGACCAAGTCTGGATGCATCAAGACTATGTTACCTGCATTCACCCAGGCTGGACGATTCGTTCCGGCTGGCCCGCTGTGCGAGACTCATGGGTGCTGATCTTTAACAACACCTTCTCGATGAAGTTTGACCTCACCGATGTGATGGTTCAGGTGGCTGGCGATATGGCCTGGGTTATCTGCGTGGAGAATCTCATGACGCAACAGTCCGACGAACCACAACACGCTAAGGTCCTTGCCACGAACCTTTTCGAGCTGATCGGCGATGAGTGGCTGATGATCCATCACCATGGGTCGCCGGTGATGGGGTAA
- a CDS encoding Urea ABC transporter, permease protein UrtC yields MPEPSVPPQDQRLTLSFFAAGLIFLVIIPLLNVLPAEGSWLHLSDFRLNQFGKFLAFAILALGLDLIWGYCGVLSLGQGVFFGLGAYCMGMYLALQIGSESVYGSELPDFMVWTQVKELPLFWYPFKSFWGGFFGALLVPVLFATLFGFLAFRSRIKGVYFAIITQALAFAAWLVFNRNETRLGGTNGLTDFKQLIGFRLSDPSTQRGLYLVTVLALGAAYLLCRYIVASRAGKVLIAIRDSESRVTFSGYTPWMYKLFVFVVAAGLAGLAGMLYVPQVGIITPAQIGVLPSLEVVIWVAVGGRGTLIGAIVGAVAVNYGRSVLTNYFPEAWPFILGGLFVIVVTLFPDGLIGMLRKGRERLKAAPSAPVSKAAGGTAA; encoded by the coding sequence ATGCCTGAGCCCAGTGTCCCCCCGCAGGATCAGCGCCTGACCCTGTCATTTTTTGCGGCCGGCCTGATCTTTCTGGTCATCATCCCGCTGCTCAACGTGCTCCCGGCCGAAGGGTCCTGGCTGCACCTGTCCGACTTTCGGCTGAATCAATTCGGGAAGTTTCTCGCGTTTGCGATTTTGGCACTGGGGCTGGATCTCATCTGGGGGTACTGCGGCGTCCTCAGTCTGGGGCAAGGCGTCTTTTTCGGGTTGGGCGCCTATTGCATGGGCATGTATCTGGCCCTGCAAATCGGGTCGGAAAGTGTCTACGGCAGCGAGCTGCCGGACTTCATGGTCTGGACCCAAGTCAAAGAACTCCCCCTGTTCTGGTATCCCTTTAAAAGCTTTTGGGGCGGCTTCTTCGGCGCCCTCCTCGTCCCCGTCCTCTTCGCGACCCTCTTCGGCTTTCTGGCGTTTCGCAGCCGGATCAAGGGCGTGTACTTTGCCATCATCACCCAGGCCTTGGCCTTTGCCGCCTGGCTGGTGTTCAATCGGAACGAAACCCGGCTGGGCGGCACCAACGGCCTGACCGATTTCAAACAACTGATCGGCTTCCGGCTCTCGGATCCCTCGACCCAGCGGGGCCTCTATCTCGTCACCGTCCTGGCCCTGGGGGCCGCCTATCTGTTGTGCCGCTATATCGTCGCCTCGCGTGCGGGCAAAGTGCTGATCGCGATCCGCGATAGCGAATCGCGCGTGACCTTTTCCGGCTACACCCCGTGGATGTACAAGCTCTTCGTGTTTGTCGTGGCGGCTGGCTTGGCCGGGCTCGCCGGGATGCTGTATGTGCCGCAGGTCGGCATCATCACGCCGGCCCAGATCGGCGTACTGCCGTCGCTGGAAGTCGTCATCTGGGTGGCCGTCGGCGGGCGCGGCACGTTGATCGGAGCCATCGTGGGTGCCGTCGCCGTCAACTATGGCCGGAGCGTGTTGACCAACTATTTTCCGGAGGCCTGGCCGTTCATTTTGGGGGGCCTCTTTGTGATCGTCGTGACCCTGTTCCCCGACGGCCTCATCGGGATGCTGCGGAAGGGGCGCGAGCGCCTGAAGGCGGCCCCCTCGGCCCCGGTGAGCAAGGCAGCGGGAGGGACGGCGGCGTGA
- a CDS encoding hypothetical protein (conserved protein of unknown function), with the protein MRLKGFILEDGQGREFVMVYERPHMQVKKMFALRGWQRRRLVPMHHTERELRQIVGGVVIELNDLFGNPLRRLEQVDKTFSNRKSSSTAPALSIRKVAR; encoded by the coding sequence ATGCGTTTGAAGGGCTTCATACTTGAAGATGGCCAAGGCCGTGAATTTGTAATGGTATATGAGCGGCCTCATATGCAGGTAAAAAAGATGTTTGCGCTCCGCGGCTGGCAACGCAGGCGACTGGTTCCAATGCACCATACGGAACGTGAACTTCGCCAAATCGTGGGAGGAGTCGTGATCGAACTCAACGACTTATTCGGTAACCCCTTGAGGCGTCTTGAACAGGTGGACAAGACTTTTTCGAACAGGAAGTCAAGTTCTACAGCACCGGCTCTGAGCATACGGAAGGTGGCTAGATAA